A window of Streptomyces profundus genomic DNA:
CCTGCCAGACCAGCCGTCGCTCCCTGACCGCCTCGGCCACCGGCTGGCGGGCGTCCAGCCTGACCCGCAGCCACGGCCAGGCCAGCTCGGGGGGAACGCCGCAGATCATCGCCAGCCGCAGGGTGTCGGAGCCGGGCCGCAGCAGATACACCTTGCCCCCGTAGGCGCCGGTCTCCGCCAGGGCGTCGAGCAGCGGCGGGCCGAGCGAGGAGAGCCCTGAACCATGCCGAGAAACACCCACGATCAAACGATATGCCCGGATGCGTCCCCTGCCCAGACGGGCGGCGGAAAGGGGGGCGGGGCCCCGCCCCCGCCGCGCTCAGTCCAGCCCCTCCGTGCGGCCGATGAAGCCCGGGTCGGCGTTCGTCAGTTGCCGGGCGTACCGGTGGTGGAGCCCCAGCAGCTCGGCCATGGGGACGGGCCGCCGCGCGGTGGAGGCCAGGTCCCGCTGGGCTTCGAGCGACCAGAGCGGTGGCACCAGCGAGACCCCGTCGGTCGCCGTCTCCAGGGCGCCGGTGTCGGCGCGCCAGCCCGGCCAGCGCAGCCTCTGGTAGAAGTCGGTCGTCCCGCCGGAGAGCACCCAGTCGAGCCAGCCCGCGTACGGGAGCTCCAGCGCCTGCCAGCGCAGGGTGTCGGGGGCGAAGTAGATCACCTCGCCCGGCCCTCCGGGGCGGCCGGTCGCGGCCGGGTCGCTCTCGTGGTCGCCGTTGACGGCGAAGGTCCCGCCGAGCACGTCCTGTGCCACGACCAGCCCGGGGCTCGGGCGCCAGTCAGGGGCGAAGTGCTCGGGGAACGCGTTCACCTCGGCGAGTCCCGGCATCCCGCCGGGGTTGCGCGGGGTGGCGCTGCCGAAGACCCGCAGCCAGCCGTCGTCCACCAGCAGGCCGCCGCAGTGCAGGGCGAAGGCGCCCAGGTAGGAGCGGGCGGTCACCTGGAGTTGCAGCAGGGTGGCCCGGCCGAGCGCGGGATCCGCCGGGACGATCTCCACCGGGAGGGGGGCCGAGGACACCTTGCTGACGAGTTCGGGCCAGGCCGGCTCGGACACTTCGGTCAGTTCTTCCAGGCCACGCGCTTCCATATCTGTGCCTTGTCTGTGCCGTGAACGCCTTGGACCGACCACACCATCGTGATCGATTTCCGCCATCTACTGCCGATGTGAGGTCGATTACGTTTCGTGCTTGTTTCGGTGTGTTCCCCCGTCCAGCGGGCAGGGGTCGTCGCTGGACGGGCGGGGTCTTCGCTTCGCTCGGTAGTATTCAGCCGGCCGCAGTCCCCACAGTGACTGCGGAGAGTGACTTACACGAGGAGCGAGCACACGTGGGCCTTGTCGTGCAGAAGTACGGCGGCTCCTCCGTTGCCGATGCCGAAGGTATCAAGCGGGTCGCCAAGCGAATTGTCGAGGCCAAGAAGAACGGCCACCAGGTGGTGGTCGTGGTCTCGGCGATGGGCGATACGACGGACGAGCTGATGGATCTCGCCGCGGAGGTGTCCCCCGTCGCCTCCGGGCGGGAACTGGACATGCTGTTGACCGCCGGGGAACGGATCTCCATGGCCCTGTTGGCGATGGCGATCACATCGTTGGGGCACGAGGCGCAATCGTTCACCGGAAGTCAGGCAGGCGTCATCACCGACGCCGTACACAACAAGGCCCGCATCATCGATGTCACGCCGGGTCGGATCAAGAGTTCGGTCGATCAGGGCAATATCGCGATCGTCGCGGGCTTCCAGGGAGTGTCTCAGGGCAGCAAGGACATCACGACCCTGGGCCGGGGCGGGTCCGACACCACGGCCGTCGCCCTCGCCGCCGCCCTCGACGCCGAGGTGTGTGAGATCTACACCGATGTCGACGGCGTCTTCACCGCCGACCCCCGGGTGGTGAAAAAGGCCAGGAAGATCGACTGGATCTCCTTCGAGGACATGCTGGAACTGGCCAGTTCCGGCTCCAAGGTGCTGCTCCACCGCTGTGTGGAGTATGCCCGCCGTTACAACATCCCGATCCATGTCAGGTCGTCGTTCTCGGGAAAGCCGGGGACATGGGTCGGAAGCCGACAGCAGGAAGGGGAACCGGTGGAGCAGGCAATCATCTCGGGGGTCGCCCACGACACCTCGGAGGCCAAGGTCACCGTGGTGGGCGTGCCCGACAAGCCCGGTGAGGCCGCCAAGATCTTCCGGACCATCGCGGACGCCACCATCAACATCGACATGGTGGTCCAGAACGTCTCGGCCGCGTCCACCGGGTTGACGGACATCTCGTTCACGCTCCCCAAGACGGAGGGCCGCAAGGCCATCGAGGCGCTGGAGCGGCAACGTTCCCTGATCGGCTTCGACGCGCTCCGCTACGACGACCAGATCGCCAAGATCTCGCTGGTCGGCGCCGGGATGAAGACCAACCCCGGAGTCACGGCGACCTTCTTCGAGGCGCTGTCCAACTCGGGGGTCAACATCGAGCTGATCTCGACGTCCGAGATCCGGATCTCGGTGGTCACCCGCGAGGACGACGCCAACTCCGCGGTCCGGGCGGTGCACACCGCCTTCGGTCTCGACAGCGACAGCGACGAGGCCGTGGTCTACGGGGGAACCGGACGCTGAACCGCCCGTACGCCGAACGGTGTCGAACGGTTCCGTCCCTCCCGCGTCCGATCGCGGGCGTCCTCGGTGGTCTCCGGCTCGCCATCCGGTGTCCGCCGCTGATCGGCCGCCCACCGATGGCTAATGAGAGTTGTCCGAGGTTGGTTGGTTGTGAATCTCTCGTGACCAACTCGTAGGCTGGGACGGCTTGCTACGGACCGAGCGCCCGAGAGACGATTTCCTCTCCCCGCACCGCAACACAACACCAGCGGTGCGGGGAGAGTCTTTGGCGCGCCTCTCCATCGGCGCGAGGCACCGACCGGACCAGGGCATCGACGGCAGGGCGGCATAGATGAGGGCAATGCACCCGATACCTATCAGTCTGCCCGCGCCGTACAACCTTCGCGGGGGAGAACGTGTCCAACAGGCGTGGCAGAGGTCCTCGAATTCATGGCAACGCCCGCTCGTCCTTTCCCTCGTCCCAGCTCGGCAGGAGCCGGGAGCGGGGCCGTGACCGCGCCGCTGCCCGCGGCGCGACCGAGTCGCATCCCCGCCGCCGGCGAGGGTGCGGACGACGCGATGGCTGAGGGCACCACCGTTGACTTCCTGACCGAGACCTACCGGGCGCACTACCGCTCGCTCCTCGGCCTGGCCGCGCTGCTGCTCGACGACACGGCGTCCTGTGAGGACGTCGTGCAGGAGGCGTTCATCCGCGTCCACTCGGCCCGCAACCGCGTCCGCGACCCGGACAAGACGCTGGCGTACCTGCGCCAGACCGTGGTCAACCTCTCCCGTTCCGCCCTGCGTCGCCGGATCATCGGCCTGAAGCTGCTCAGCAAGCCGCTCCCCCACATGGCCAGCGCCGAGGAGGGCGCCTACGAGCAGTTGGAGCGCGCCGACCTGATCAAGGCGATGCGCGGACTGCAACGCAGACAGCGCGAGGTGCTCGTACTGCGCTACTTCGCCGACATGTCGGAGGCCGAGGTGGCCAAGGCCCTGGGCATCTCCGCCGGGTCGGTCAAGGCATACGGCTCGCGTGGCATCGCGGCGCTGCGCGTCGCCATGGAGGCCGCCAGATGACACCACACGAGCCCGGTTTCCGGCATCAGCCGGACCGGGCGCCGACGGATGCCCGCGACGAGCCGCCGGGGCGGGGGCACGCCCCCCCGGACGCGCCGCCGGCCCAGCCGGCCGACGGCCACGAACGGGCCGACGCGCGCCCGAAGCCCGGCACGGCGCCGGCCGACGAACAGGCCACGGCCCCGCCCGAGCCGTCGGCCCCACAGGACCTGGTCGACCTCGACCCGCTGGGGTCGATCGAGGAGGAGCGGCTGCGCCTCCTGCTGCACGACGCGGTCAGCGAACTGAAGCCGGACGCGCACGCCCTGGCGACGCTGCACGAGGCGGTGCCGATGCGCCGCAGGCGGCGGCGGCAGATGCTGCTGGGCACGGCGGCGTCGGTGGCGCTGCTGGGGATCGGCGCACCGCTGATGGCCAGCGTGGCCTCCACAGGGGACGGCGACCAGGGCGCCGCCATGGACACCGAGAGCGGCCAGGGCCACCTCGGCGGCTGGACCGAGGACGGCGGCTCCGGCGAGCCGGGCGCGCCCCACCTCACCGGCGGCGGCCTCGGCGAGCAGCACAGCGGCGGCGATCCGGACGACGGCGGCTCCCCGTTCCCCAGCGGCGAGCCGAGCGACAACGGGACGAGCGACTCCCGGGAGACGCTCGGCGTCACCTCGCCCAGCTGCGCCCGCGAGCAACTCGGCCGGGTGGCCACCTGGACGGAGACCCCGGACCAGGAGGGGCGGATCTACGGCCTGATCCGGCTGTCCAACATCTCGTCCGAGCCCTGCCGTGTCACCGGTGAGGGTGAGTTGGCGGTGCTCTCGGACGCCTCGGGAACCACCCGGGTGCGGGTCGTCGACCGCACCGAGGGAGACCGCGCGACCGGCCTGCCGGCGCCGGCCGAGGCACATCCGGAGCTGATCCTGCCGCCGGGCGAGGCGTACGAGGTGCGGTTCGCCTGGGTCCCGGACAACGCGGTGGGCGGCTGCGCGGTCGCGGCCACACCGACCCCTGGCCCCTCCTACACGACGCAGCTGCACCCGGTCGACCCGGAGGGCTCGGCCAGCGGCGGCGACGGCACGGGCTCGGGACCGGCCGGATCCGAGGGGGCCGGCGGGCCCGACGGCTCCGACGGCTCGAACAACGGCAACGGCAACGGCGGCGGCGGGAACGGCAACTCGGGCAACGACGGCGGCAACGGCGGGAACGGCGGCAGCGGGGACGCCGGCGCCGGCGGCGACGAGAACGGCGGCACCGACGAGGGCGCGGTCGGCGACGGCGGCTCCTCCTCCCCGGGCGAGGGCGACGGGGGCGCCAGCGGCGACACCGGCACCTCACCGCCGATCGAGGGCGGCGGCAGCGAGGGCGACGGCGTGGTCCTGCGCTACACCCCCGAGGCGGGGGAGCCGGAGGCGGCCAGGATCCAGCTGGACGGAGCCTGCTCGGGCACGATCTACCGCACCGGCGTGCTGACCGCGGCGGCCAGCTGAGCGGCCGGGAGCGCGGGCGGCGCCGAGGGCC
This region includes:
- a CDS encoding DUF2625 family protein, which produces MEARGLEELTEVSEPAWPELVSKVSSAPLPVEIVPADPALGRATLLQLQVTARSYLGAFALHCGGLLVDDGWLRVFGSATPRNPGGMPGLAEVNAFPEHFAPDWRPSPGLVVAQDVLGGTFAVNGDHESDPAATGRPGGPGEVIYFAPDTLRWQALELPYAGWLDWVLSGGTTDFYQRLRWPGWRADTGALETATDGVSLVPPLWSLEAQRDLASTARRPVPMAELLGLHHRYARQLTNADPGFIGRTEGLD
- a CDS encoding aspartate kinase; this encodes MGLVVQKYGGSSVADAEGIKRVAKRIVEAKKNGHQVVVVVSAMGDTTDELMDLAAEVSPVASGRELDMLLTAGERISMALLAMAITSLGHEAQSFTGSQAGVITDAVHNKARIIDVTPGRIKSSVDQGNIAIVAGFQGVSQGSKDITTLGRGGSDTTAVALAAALDAEVCEIYTDVDGVFTADPRVVKKARKIDWISFEDMLELASSGSKVLLHRCVEYARRYNIPIHVRSSFSGKPGTWVGSRQQEGEPVEQAIISGVAHDTSEAKVTVVGVPDKPGEAAKIFRTIADATINIDMVVQNVSAASTGLTDISFTLPKTEGRKAIEALERQRSLIGFDALRYDDQIAKISLVGAGMKTNPGVTATFFEALSNSGVNIELISTSEIRISVVTREDDANSAVRAVHTAFGLDSDSDEAVVYGGTGR
- a CDS encoding SigE family RNA polymerase sigma factor; amino-acid sequence: MATPARPFPRPSSAGAGSGAVTAPLPAARPSRIPAAGEGADDAMAEGTTVDFLTETYRAHYRSLLGLAALLLDDTASCEDVVQEAFIRVHSARNRVRDPDKTLAYLRQTVVNLSRSALRRRIIGLKLLSKPLPHMASAEEGAYEQLERADLIKAMRGLQRRQREVLVLRYFADMSEAEVAKALGISAGSVKAYGSRGIAALRVAMEAAR